A stretch of Lactuca sativa cultivar Salinas chromosome 6, Lsat_Salinas_v11, whole genome shotgun sequence DNA encodes these proteins:
- the LOC111880476 gene encoding uncharacterized protein LOC111880476 — protein sequence MTQAYGEAWYWDKRYAKESTGTFDWYQKYESLAPLLHLYIPPTTAHRRILVVGCGNSSFSEGMSNDGYTNIVNIDISSVVIEAMQKKYSDSPHLKYIEMDVTHMKAFEDGSFDAVIDKGTLDSLLCGHNSKTNAAKMLDEVERVLKKGGVYILITYGIPAYRLRLLRESHSWAIQLHVIDKLLPGECSKHETWELTCPIPLNSDGSFRESGPLENMDVHYIYVCTKV from the exons ATGACTCAAGCTTATGGAGAGGCATGGTATTGGGACAAACGATACGCAAAGGAATCAACAGGAACTTTCGATTGGTACCAAAAGTATGAATCTCTGGCGCCGCTTCTACATCTCTACATCCCTCCAACGACTGCTCACCGGCGAATCCTCGTCGTCGGTTGCGGAAATTCTT CATTTAGTGAAGGCATGAGCAACGATGGTTATACAAATATTGTGAATATTGATATATCGTCTGTGGTTATTGAAGCAATGCAAAAGAAATACTCTGATTCCCCTCATCTTAAAT ATATTGAAATGGATGTTACACATATGAAAGCTTTTGAAGATGGTTCTTTTGATGCAGTTATTGACAAAG GAACCTTGGACTCTCTTCTG TGTGGTCACAATTCAAAAACAAATGCAGCAAAGATGCTTGATGAGGTGGAAAG GGTCCTGAAGAAGGGAGGAGTTTATATTCTG ATAACATATGGAATTCCAGCTTATCGACTACGTTTGTTAAGAGAATCACATTCGTGGGCTATACAGCTTCATGTCATAG ATAAACTTCTCCCGGGAGAATGTTCAAAGCATGAGACGTGGGAGCTAACATGTCCTATTCCACTAAATAGTGATGGAAGCTTTAGGGAAAGTGGGCCCCTTGAGAACATGGATGTCCACTACATCTATGTTTGTACCAAG GTGTAA